In Nocardia sp. NBC_01327, the genomic stretch TGCCGCGGCGCAGCCGCTCGCGCTGGAAGTGACTGCGCCGCAGACGGTGCTGTCCTATCGGGCGCCGATCACGCTGCGCGGCAAGGCGACCGGCGCGAAGAGCGTGGCGGTCGGCGGCCAGTCCGTCACCCCGGGCCCCGACGGTTCGTTCGAGGTCACGCTGCCGCAACTGCCGGTCGGCGCGGCGGTGGTCGCGACGGATGCCGACGGCAAGACGACGACCCAGCCCATCACCACACGCGCCGAGGTGCCGCGGATTCGCGCGGTGCACGTGACCGCGTATGCCTGGGCCTACCAGCCCATGCGCGACGATGTGCTGAATATGGCGCGGGAGGGGCGGATCGATACCGTCCAGCTCGATATCAAGGATGAGGACGGCGTGGTCGGCTACGACTCGCAGGTGCCGCTCGCCCGTGCGTCCGGGGCGTCGGCGGGCATCTACGACGCCGGATCCGCGCTGAAGACCCTGCACGATATGGGTATTCGAGTGGTCGGCCGGATCGTGGCCTTCCGCGATCGCACCATGGCGGAATGGGCCTGGCACTCCGGGCATCCGGACTGGGTCATCCAGAACCCTTCGGGGCAGCCGTATTCCAGCGGCTACGGGTCCATCGCCTTCACCAATTTCGCCAGCCCCGACATGCGCCGGTACAACATCGATCTCGCCGCCGAGGGCGCGCGGCTGGGGTTCGACGACATCATGTACGACTACATTCGCCGCCCCGACGGACCGCTGTCGAATATGGTCTTCCCCGGCCTCACGGTGCCCCCGAGCGTCTCCATCGCCGACTTCCTGCACGAGAGCCGCGATCCGGTCCGGGCCGCGGGCGCCTTCCAGAGCGCGGCGGTTTTCGGTATCGCCGCGACGCGACCGGACGAGATCGCCCAGGACATTCCGCTCATGGCGCCCAATCTCGATTACGTCGCGCCCATGCTCTACCCCTCGCACTGGAATGCCGGTGAGTACGAGGTGGCGAATCCCAATGCGCAGCCCTACGACATCATTTTCCGCTGCCTGCAGGATTTTCAGCGCCAGGTCCAGGGCACCGGAGCCGAGATCGTGCCGTGGCTGCAGGACTTCAGCCTGGGGGTGACCTACGGCGATGCCCAGGTCCGCGCGCAGATCGCCGCGGCCGCGGCCCAGGGCATCCCGAGCTTCTTCCTGTGGAATGCCGCGGTGAGCTACCACTCCGGCGCGCTGGACCCGGCCTGATCGGCTTTCTCCGGGCGGCGGGGGATAGTAGCGGGTAGATAACCAACCGGTCGGAACCCGCAGGGAGTGATCATGAGCAGCCCCGAAAAGCAGTCAATCCTCGCCCGCGTCTCGCCCACTCAGTGGGTGGCACTGGCGCTGACCGTGCTGGCCGTCGTCTTCGTCGCCGAGAACCGCACCAAGGTCTCCATCGAATTCCTGCTGCTCACCATTAGCTCACCGATGTGGCTGGTGCTGTTGGTGCTGTTCGTGGTCGGCTGGCTCGCGGGCCTGCTCACCGCCCGCCAGCGCCGCCGGTCCCGCTGACTGTCCGATAGACCAGGTGGTTCCGGGGCGGGGCGCTCAGCCGCGGCTCATCAGTTTGGTGAGCGTAGCGGTGTCGGTGGTGCGGGAACCACCCGCGAAAGCCAGTGTGGCGTAAGAGCGTTCGGCTGCCTCGGGGTGACCGGTGCCGCAGGCGTCGGTCACCAGGACAGGGAGGTAGCCGAGGTCGGTGGCATGGCGGACGGTGGGTTCTATGCCTACCTCCAGAGCAATGCCGGCGATGGCGAAACTGTCGATTCCCAAGTCGCGCAGGGCGATATCCAGCGGGGTCGCGGTGAAGGCCGACATGGTGATCTTGTCGAAGACGATCTCGTTCGGGCCCGGGGTGAGCTCGGGCGTCAGCTGATACTGCGGTGAGCCCTGCGGGAACGCGGCATGCACCTCGTTCACGCTGTCCACGTGCTGCCACTCCATGGCGGTGCGCAGTTGGGCGACGCCCGCCGCGGCCACCGGGATCGACATGTGCCGGGTGTAGAAGATCCGGAAACCGTTCTCCCGCGCGGTATCTCGCAGTCTGCGGCAGGATTCGACAATGCGGTCGCCGTCGGGGAGCTGGCGGACGATCCCGACCTGCATGTCATAGATCAGCAGCGCCATGCGCGCCGGATCGCAGGCCTCCTCGACGGTCTGCGGAATGGTCAGGCCGTAGGCGTATTGCACGTCGGCCTCACTTGGTCCGGTCGTAGGGCTCGGCCACATCCACGGCCGGATCCATCAGCGCCTCGAGCGGCAGCGGGGCCATGACCGGGACGTAGGTCCACTCCAGGAAACCCTTTTTGGTGAGCGGGAAGTCGTCGATATACCGCTTGGCCTCATCGACGCTGTCCACCTCGAACACGATCACCACACCGGGTTCGTCGGCGCGCGCGTAGTTCTCGCGCACAATGCCGGCCTTCCAGAGTCGCCACACATTGGCGACCTCCTCGGGCAGGAACGGGGTGATGGTCTCGAGGGTGACGCCGGGCTTGAATCGGTCGAAAGTAATGACCTTCATGTGTGGTGAACTCCGTATTCGCGGATCGTGCCGCGGCCGTGCGCCGCAGTCCAGAATCCATGGAAGCCCGATGATTACAGTGTTACAAGAACGCACTTTTCGGTAAGTACCGGAGGCCAGACATGCCCGTGAAGCGCTACTACTGCCCGGTCGAGGTGACCGTCGACCTGATCGGCGGCAAATGGAAGCCGGTGATCCTGGCACACCTCAAAGAGGGTGTGCGCCGCTACGGGGAGTTGCGCCGGCTGATGCCGAGCACCAGCGAGAAGATGCTGATTCAGCAGCTGCGCGAACTGGAGGCGGCCGGGCTGGTGCGGCGCACCGCCTTCGATACCGTCCCGCCTCAGGTCGAGTACGACCTGACCGAGGAGGGCTGGAGTCTGGTGCCCGTGCTGACCGCCCTCTACGAGTGGGGCGAGAAGCGGTGTGAGCGAACCGGCATCGCGGTCGAACTGCCACGGTGACCATCTGGCCGTAGCATTCGGACCTGTCGCGCCCTCGCAGGAGAGTCAACGTGGAGTCGAAAATGCCATCCGCACCGTTGTTCACCCGCTTCGTCGCACTGGGGGACAGTCAGACCGAGGGGATCGGTGATCCCGACGGTCAGGGCGGGCACCGCGGCTGGGCGGATCGGCTGGCGGGCACCCTCGCCACCGTGAGTCCCGGTCTGCACTATGCCAATCTGGCCGTGCGCGGCCGCCGGGCGGCGCAGATCCGCGCGGAACAGCTCGGTCCCGCGCTCGCGCTGCGCCCGGACCTCGCCGCGGTGGTGGCGGGCATGAACGATGTCATCCGGCCC encodes the following:
- a CDS encoding putative glycoside hydrolase, whose translation is MLKRVPSGRRWRLLAVVAVVVVVVGGIAGFLRAGPGPSHAAAQPLALEVTAPQTVLSYRAPITLRGKATGAKSVAVGGQSVTPGPDGSFEVTLPQLPVGAAVVATDADGKTTTQPITTRAEVPRIRAVHVTAYAWAYQPMRDDVLNMAREGRIDTVQLDIKDEDGVVGYDSQVPLARASGASAGIYDAGSALKTLHDMGIRVVGRIVAFRDRTMAEWAWHSGHPDWVIQNPSGQPYSSGYGSIAFTNFASPDMRRYNIDLAAEGARLGFDDIMYDYIRRPDGPLSNMVFPGLTVPPSVSIADFLHESRDPVRAAGAFQSAAVFGIAATRPDEIAQDIPLMAPNLDYVAPMLYPSHWNAGEYEVANPNAQPYDIIFRCLQDFQRQVQGTGAEIVPWLQDFSLGVTYGDAQVRAQIAAAAAQGIPSFFLWNAAVSYHSGALDPA
- a CDS encoding cysteine hydrolase family protein, with product MQYAYGLTIPQTVEEACDPARMALLIYDMQVGIVRQLPDGDRIVESCRRLRDTARENGFRIFYTRHMSIPVAAAGVAQLRTAMEWQHVDSVNEVHAAFPQGSPQYQLTPELTPGPNEIVFDKITMSAFTATPLDIALRDLGIDSFAIAGIALEVGIEPTVRHATDLGYLPVLVTDACGTGHPEAAERSYATLAFAGGSRTTDTATLTKLMSRG
- a CDS encoding winged helix-turn-helix transcriptional regulator; this encodes MPVKRYYCPVEVTVDLIGGKWKPVILAHLKEGVRRYGELRRLMPSTSEKMLIQQLRELEAAGLVRRTAFDTVPPQVEYDLTEEGWSLVPVLTALYEWGEKRCERTGIAVELPR